Proteins encoded within one genomic window of Nitrospinaceae bacterium:
- the ligA gene encoding DNA ligase has translation MPPSDKKEIENLRREIRRHDILYYVENQPEISDREYDRLMQRLKDLEAKHPDWVTPDSPTQRVGGKASERFESVVHKLPMLSLDNTYNLDEFRDFHNRVVKGLKNEIAEDKIEYVVELKIDGLGVTLSYENGLFTQGATRGDGRAGEDITANLRTIRSIPLTIPVEKEPFNFLEVRGEVYLDREAFVEFNKERKAGGQPEFANPRNAAAGSLRLLDPAITAQRPLDIFVYSVGHMDDMPFKTHHEAILKLKSLGFRVNPQTVLCKNFEETFSLIERWRDEKDHLSYEVDGLVVKVNAFSFQEKLGSTAKHPRWAVAYKYEAEQAVTEVEDILCQVGRTGSITPVAVLRPVFVSGSTVSRATLHNEDEIKRKDIRVGDTVVIEKAGEVIPKVVRVANQPGKSRGKPFKMPTKCPECQTAIYRPEGEAAWRCVNAACPAQLKERLFHFASRNAMDIDHLGPAVIDQLVDSGRVKHFSDLYNLTLEDLVPLERLAEKSANNLLAAIQKSKSAGLSRLIHGLGIRHVGQRAAAVLAQTFHSMDALQNASLEDLESVMEVGPIMAESLKAFFDREINQEEIRQLKKLGVALVEDRQETGDRLLGKQFVLTGALKHFTRDQAREMILAQGGRVTSSVSQKTDFVVAGEDPGSKLDKAKKLDVKILDEERFKALLAG, from the coding sequence ATGCCGCCATCCGATAAAAAGGAAATCGAAAACCTTCGGCGTGAAATCCGCCGGCACGACATTCTTTATTATGTCGAAAACCAGCCGGAAATTTCCGACCGCGAGTACGACCGGCTGATGCAGAGGTTAAAAGACCTGGAAGCAAAACATCCCGACTGGGTCACCCCCGACTCCCCGACACAACGGGTGGGGGGAAAGGCGTCGGAAAGGTTCGAGAGCGTGGTGCATAAACTGCCGATGCTCAGCCTCGACAATACTTACAACCTCGACGAATTCCGGGATTTTCATAATCGCGTGGTGAAAGGACTGAAAAACGAAATTGCTGAGGATAAAATTGAGTACGTGGTGGAGTTGAAGATCGACGGACTCGGCGTCACGCTTTCTTATGAAAATGGATTGTTCACTCAGGGAGCCACCCGCGGTGACGGCAGGGCAGGGGAAGACATCACTGCCAATTTGCGCACCATCCGTTCCATTCCACTCACCATCCCGGTGGAGAAGGAGCCGTTTAATTTTCTCGAAGTGCGGGGTGAGGTTTACCTCGACCGGGAAGCCTTCGTCGAGTTCAACAAAGAACGCAAGGCTGGCGGACAACCGGAGTTTGCCAACCCAAGAAACGCCGCCGCCGGATCATTGCGCCTTCTCGACCCCGCAATCACCGCTCAGCGGCCTTTGGATATTTTTGTCTACAGCGTCGGGCATATGGACGACATGCCGTTCAAAACCCATCACGAAGCCATACTAAAACTAAAGTCCCTGGGGTTTCGCGTGAACCCGCAGACGGTTCTCTGCAAAAATTTTGAAGAGACCTTTTCCTTGATCGAGCGCTGGCGGGATGAAAAGGATCATCTTTCCTATGAAGTCGACGGGCTGGTGGTCAAAGTCAATGCCTTTTCTTTTCAGGAAAAACTTGGAAGCACGGCCAAACATCCCCGCTGGGCGGTCGCTTATAAATATGAAGCCGAGCAGGCGGTCACCGAGGTTGAGGATATCCTCTGCCAGGTGGGGCGGACCGGTTCCATCACGCCTGTCGCTGTATTGCGCCCGGTGTTTGTGTCCGGGTCCACCGTGAGCCGCGCCACGCTTCACAATGAGGATGAAATCAAGCGCAAGGACATTCGGGTGGGTGATACGGTGGTGATCGAGAAAGCCGGGGAGGTGATTCCCAAGGTGGTCCGGGTGGCGAACCAACCGGGAAAATCGCGTGGGAAACCGTTTAAAATGCCGACGAAATGTCCCGAATGCCAAACGGCGATTTATCGTCCTGAAGGAGAAGCCGCGTGGCGCTGTGTCAACGCCGCCTGCCCGGCCCAGCTCAAAGAACGTTTATTTCATTTTGCGTCGCGCAATGCCATGGACATCGACCATCTGGGGCCTGCGGTTATCGATCAACTGGTGGACAGTGGCCGGGTGAAGCATTTTTCAGACCTGTACAACCTCACTCTCGAAGATTTGGTGCCCCTGGAGCGCTTAGCGGAAAAGTCCGCTAACAATCTGCTCGCTGCTATTCAAAAAAGCAAGTCCGCCGGACTTTCGCGGCTGATACACGGCCTGGGCATTCGGCATGTGGGGCAGCGGGCGGCGGCGGTACTCGCACAAACCTTTCATTCGATGGATGCCTTGCAAAACGCTTCGTTGGAAGACCTGGAATCGGTCATGGAGGTGGGGCCCATCATGGCTGAAAGTCTCAAGGCGTTTTTTGACCGGGAGATCAATCAGGAAGAAATTCGTCAGCTCAAAAAACTGGGAGTGGCGCTGGTTGAAGACAGGCAGGAAACCGGAGACCGGCTGCTCGGCAAGCAGTTTGTGCTGACCGGTGCCTTGAAACATTTCACCCGCGATCAAGCCAGGGAAATGATTCTGGCCCAGGGGGGGCGGGTGACGTCAAGCGTGTCGCAAAAAACCGATTTTGTGGTCGCAGGGGAAGACCCTGGGTCGAAACTGGACAAAGCCAAAAAACTGGATGTCAAAATTTTGGATGAGGAGCGGTTTAAAGCGTTATTGGCGGGATGA
- a CDS encoding MerR family transcriptional regulator — protein sequence MQNREKKFTIGVLSDLTHCKIETIRYYEKIAIFPKPPRTEGGHRIYSENHIKRLVFIRRGRDLGFSLEEIRALLKLVDRGDNTCDQVQKITIHHLGDIRRKIVDLKKLEKILAKISSQCEGGVVPECPILDALFEKK from the coding sequence ATGCAAAATAGAGAAAAAAAATTTACCATCGGGGTTTTATCCGATCTTACTCACTGTAAGATTGAGACCATCCGCTACTATGAAAAGATTGCTATATTCCCGAAGCCCCCTAGAACTGAGGGGGGACACCGGATTTATAGCGAAAACCACATTAAGCGGCTTGTTTTTATCCGTCGTGGTAGGGACTTGGGTTTTTCACTTGAAGAAATTCGCGCGCTCTTGAAGTTGGTCGATAGAGGCGATAACACCTGCGATCAGGTGCAAAAAATCACAATTCATCATCTGGGAGATATTCGCCGAAAGATTGTGGATTTAAAAAAACTCGAAAAGATATTGGCTAAAATTTCTTCGCAATGTGAAGGGGGAGTTGTACCAGAATGCCCAATTCTGGATGCCCTGTTTGAAAAAAAATAA
- the rhlB gene encoding ATP-dependent RNA helicase RhlB: MEQFKFESLSLPEAVLNGIRDADFKYCTPIQSAALPITLAGKDVAGQAQTGTGKTAAFLITIFSRLLDKPPLESQKKGGRVGPRALIIAPTRELARQIEKDALLLGKHCNFKIVCIYGGVDYDKQRSMIKAGVDVLIATPGRLIDYYKQKFFSLKLVEALVIDEADRMFDMGFIQDLRYLLRNTSPYNKRLSMLFSATLNFRVMELCYEHMNNPEKVTIEPEKTVVDEIAQSLYHVGHHEKFSLLLGLLKQEEGEKVLIFCNTKAMAERLEAKLKHNGYNAGQISGDLHQKARIRVLEQFGAGDLDILIATDVASRGIHVDDITHVINFDLPQDPEDYVHRIGRTARAGKEGTAITLCCENYAVHLERVEEYLKHKVPVVWAEEELFLKGKPGMPPRKVKSKRPPARKTSSSKRPVRGKPPRGRSRSRPSSSR, from the coding sequence TTGGAGCAATTTAAATTTGAATCACTTTCCCTTCCGGAAGCCGTATTAAACGGAATCCGGGACGCGGATTTCAAGTACTGCACCCCCATTCAAAGCGCGGCATTGCCCATCACTCTGGCTGGAAAAGATGTGGCGGGCCAGGCGCAAACGGGAACCGGCAAAACCGCCGCCTTTTTGATCACCATCTTTTCCAGGCTTCTCGATAAACCTCCTCTGGAATCTCAAAAAAAAGGAGGAAGGGTTGGTCCCCGCGCGCTCATCATCGCCCCGACACGGGAATTAGCCCGGCAAATAGAAAAAGACGCTCTGCTTTTAGGAAAACACTGCAATTTTAAAATCGTTTGTATCTATGGCGGTGTGGATTATGACAAACAAAGAAGCATGATCAAAGCCGGAGTGGACGTTCTCATTGCCACCCCCGGCCGCCTGATCGACTATTACAAACAAAAATTCTTCAGCCTGAAGTTGGTGGAAGCGCTTGTGATCGACGAAGCCGACCGCATGTTCGACATGGGCTTCATCCAGGACCTCCGTTACTTGCTTCGCAACACGTCACCCTACAACAAACGCCTGTCGATGCTGTTTTCGGCCACCTTGAACTTCAGGGTGATGGAACTTTGCTACGAGCACATGAACAATCCGGAAAAGGTGACGATCGAGCCGGAAAAGACCGTGGTCGATGAAATTGCCCAATCCCTGTACCATGTCGGCCATCACGAAAAGTTCAGCCTGTTACTCGGGTTGTTAAAGCAGGAAGAGGGAGAAAAGGTATTGATCTTTTGCAACACCAAAGCCATGGCCGAACGGCTGGAAGCCAAGCTCAAACACAATGGATACAACGCCGGTCAGATTTCAGGCGATTTGCACCAGAAAGCCCGCATCCGTGTTCTCGAACAGTTTGGCGCAGGAGATCTGGATATACTGATCGCCACCGATGTCGCATCGCGCGGCATTCACGTCGATGACATCACCCACGTGATCAACTTTGATTTGCCGCAAGACCCGGAGGATTACGTCCACCGCATCGGCAGGACGGCGCGCGCCGGAAAGGAAGGCACCGCCATCACCCTGTGCTGTGAAAACTATGCGGTGCACCTGGAGCGGGTGGAAGAATATTTGAAACACAAAGTGCCCGTCGTCTGGGCGGAAGAAGAATTATTTCTCAAAGGCAAACCGGGCATGCCGCCCCGGAAGGTCAAATCGAAACGTCCGCCGGCACGCAAAACCTCGTCCAGCAAAAGGCCTGTCAGAGGCAAACCGCCCAGAGGAAGATCCCGGTCGCGTCCTTCTTCGTCCAGATAG